A genomic region of Trifolium pratense cultivar HEN17-A07 linkage group LG3, ARS_RC_1.1, whole genome shotgun sequence contains the following coding sequences:
- the LOC123914384 gene encoding pentatricopeptide repeat-containing protein At4g21300, giving the protein MNYKLGTSFHKIYTTTNHHVKHILSFFANVPFKPTRNLSYLQLQPQEQQGTSTSYTTTRCNNNVLSKSHIFEKSLTAQLESMFRASSDSPDASLLQQVRQIHSQVVVGGMSNSITLGSRILGMYVLCRRFNDAGNLFFRLQLCFSLPWNWLIRGFSMLGCFHFAFMFFFRMLGSNVVPDKYTFPYVIKACGGLNNVKLCKMVHDLARSLGFHMDLFIGSSLIKFYTDNGYIHDARCVFDELPLRDCILWNVMLNGYVKNGDFKSALGTFQDMRNSYIKPNSVTFVCLSSVCATRGILGAGIQLHGLVIRSGFESDPQLANALITMYSKCGNLFDARKLFDRMTQTDTVTWNGLIAGYVQNGFTDEAVALFKAMIASGVKLDSITFATFLPSILESGTLKHCKEVHSYIVRHDVPFDVYLKSALVDIYFKGGDVEMARKTFQQNMLVDVAVCTAMISGYALNGLNVEAINMFRWLIQEKMIPNCLTMASVLPSCAALASLKLGKELHCDILKKGLENVCQVGSSITYMYAKCGRLDLAYQFFKRMPEKDSVCWNLMIVSCSQNGKPEMAIDLFRQMGTSRTKFDAVSLSATLSACANYPALYYGKELHCFVVKENSFISDTFVASALIDMYSKCGKLALARCVFDMMNWKNEVSWNSIIAAYGNHGRPRECLDLFHEMLEAGIQPDHVTFLVIISACGHAGLVDEGMHYFRCMTEEYGICARMEHYACMVDLYGRAGHLHEAFDTIKSMPFTPDAGTWGSLLGACRIHGNVELAKLASRHLLELDPNNSGYHVLLSNVHAGAGEWESVLKVRSLMKEKGVQKIPGYSWIDVNGGTHMFSAADGSHPQSVEIYSILKSLLLELRKQGYVPQPYLPLHPQIVSNNLVENN; this is encoded by the coding sequence ATGAACTACAAACTAGGAACTAGTTTCCACAAAATATACACAACTACAAATCATCATGTAAAACACATTCTCTCATTTTTTGCTAATGTTCCATTTAAACCAACCCGAAACTTGTCTTATTTGCAATTGCAACCCCAAGAACAACAAGGAACTTCAACTTCCTACACAACAACCAGGTGCAATAATAATGTCTTGTCAAAATcacatatttttgaaaaatctcTCACAGCCCAATTGGAATCTATGTTCAGGGCTAGTTCAGATTCACCAGATGCATCACTGCTTCAACAAGTTAGACAAATTCATTCTCAGGTTGTTGTTGGTGGTATGAGTAATAGTATTACATTGGGTTCAAGAATTTTGGGTATGTATGTTCTTTGTAGAAGATTCAACGATGCTGGTAACTTGTTTTTCAGGCTTCAATTATGTTTTAGTCTTCCTTGGAATTGGTTAATAAGAGGTTTTTCTATGTTGGGTTGTTTTCATTTTGCATTCATGTTTTTCTTTAGAATGTTGGGTAGTAATGTTGTACCTGATAAGTATACATTCCCTTATGTCATTAAAGCTTGTGGTGGTTTGAATAATGTGAAGCTGTGTAAGATGGTTCATGATTTGGCTCGGTCTTTGGGATTTCATATGGATTTGTTTATTGGTAGTTCTTTGATTAAGTTCTATACAGATAATGGTTATATTCATGATGCTAGATGCGTGTTTGATGAATTGCCTCTTAGAGACTGCATTTTGTGGAATGTTATGCTTAATGGTTATGTGAAAAATGGGGATTTTAAGTCAGCGTTAGGAACTTTTCAGGATATGAGGAACTCTTATATTAAGCCTAATTCAGTAACGTTTGTTTGTCTTTCGTCGGTATGTGCTACGAGAGGGATACTTGGTGCTGGTATTCAGCTTCATGGTCTTGTTATTAGGAGTGGGTTTGAGTCTGATCCACAGTTGGCAAACGCACTTATTACAATGTATTCCAAATGTGGGAACCTTTTTGATGCTCGTAAGCTTTTTGATAGGATGACCCAGACTGATACAGTTACTTGGAATGGTTTGATTGCTGGATATGTACAAAATGGATTTACAGACGAGGCTGTCGCTTTGTTTAAAGCAATGATTGCTAGTGGAGTCAAACTAGATTCGATCACATTTGCGACTTTCCTTCCTTCGATTCTTGAATCTGGGACTCTCAAACATTGTAAGGAAGTTCATAGTTATATAGTGCGTCATGACGTGCCTTTTGATGTCTATTTGAAGAGTGCTCTTGTTGACATATACTTCAAGGGCGGAGATGTGGAGATGGCGCGCAAAACCTTCCAGCAGAATATGTTGGTTGACGTTGCAGTTTGCACTGCTATGATCTCAGGCTATGCACTTAACGGGCTGAACGTTGAAGCTATAAACATGTTTAGGTGGTTAATTCAAGAGAAAATGATCCCTAATTGCCTGACTATGGCTAGTGTTTTGCCGTCTTGTGCTGCTTTGGCATCTCTGAAATTAGGGAAGGAATTGCACTGTGACATTCTGAAAAAAGGACTGGAGAATGTGTGTCAAGTGGGATCTTCCATCACATACATGTATGCGAAATGTGGAAGATTGGATCTGGcatatcaatttttcaaaagaatGCCTGAAAAAGATAGTGTGTGTTGGAACTTAATGATTGTAAGTTGCTCACAGAATGGGAAACCAGAAATGGCCATCGATCTTTTTCGTCAAATGGGAACGAGTAGAACCAAGTTTGATGCTGTGAGCCTATCAGCTACTCTCTCTGCTTGTGCAAATTATCCAGCACTCTATTACGGAAAAGAGTTGCATTGTTTTGTGGTAAAAGAAAACTCATTCATCTCTGACACTTTTGTTGCAAGTGCACTAATAGACATGTATTCCAAATGCGGAAAACTAGCTTTGGCTCGGTGTGTGTTTGACATGATGAATTGGAAGAATGAAGTTTCATGGAATAGCATCATTGCTGCCTATGGAAACCACGGTCGCCCAAGAGAATGCCTGGATCTGTTTCATGAGATGTTAGAAGCTGGGATTCAACCTGATCACGTTACTTTTCTTGTCATAATATCGGCTTGTGGGCATGCAGGCCTAGTGGATGAAGGTATGCACTACTTCCGTTGCATGACCGAGGAATACGGGATATGTGCTAGGATGGAACACTATGCGTGCATGGTAGATTTGTACGGTCGTGCTGGTCATTTGCATGAAGCGTTTGATACGATAAAGAGCATGCCATTCACCCCAGATGCAGGTACTTGGGGGTCACTGCTTGGAGCTTGTCGGATTCATGGAAATGTTGAGTTGGCTAAACTTGCTTCAAGACATCTTCTTGAATTAGACCCGAACAATTCTGGATACCATGTTTTGCTTTCAAATGTACATGCTGGAGCTGGTGAGTGGGAAAGTGTTCTTAAGGTTAGAAGTTTAATGAAGGAAAAAGGGGTTCAGAAGATACCTGGATACAGCTGGATTGATGTCAATGGTGGCACTCATATGTTTTCTGCTGCCGATGGAAGTCACCCACAATCTGTTGAGATCTATTCGATTCTCAAGAGTCTTCTTCTTGAGTTGAGAAAACAGGGTTATGTTCCTCAACCTTATCTTCCGCTACACCCACAAATAGTGAGCAACAATTTAGTGGAGAATAATTGA
- the LOC123914385 gene encoding actin-histidine N-methyltransferase isoform X1 yields MVMGGSWKAAMIMSSSLSHVRPLTCASLSRIAPHPHDLIKWVTREGGFVHRAVKIAQFDSSNGLGLVAKEQIPIGTDLIVLPQHIPLHFTSHDSDSLLLQLSSNVPDELWAMKLGLKLLHERAKLGSFWWPYISNLPQTYTLPIFFPGEDIKNLQYAPILHQVNKRCRFLLDFEQQVKRALVGLTPDKHPFGGQEVDASSLGWAMSAVSSRAFKLHGNKQSNGIDFDIPMMLPLIDMCNHSFNPNARIVQEQETGSTKMRVKVVAEKVIKEDDPLLLCYGCLSNDLFLLDYGFMIQSNPYDCIELKYDGALLDAASMAAGVSSPNFSTPAPWQQLILSQLNLAGESPNLKVSLGGQEIIEGRLLAALRVLLASDMESVQKHDLNTLKSLDAEAPLGVANDIAVFRTLIALCVIALEHFPTKLVDDETLLKQGASGSTELAIQFRIQKKSVIIDVMRNLSRKVKLLSSKGTVTAEG; encoded by the exons ATGGTTATGGGTGGTAGTTGGAAGGCGGCAATGATAATGTCATCGTCGTTGAGTCACGTCCGTCCGCTAACATGCGCATCATTATCACGAATAGCTCCTCATCCACACGACCTCATCAAATGGGTAACCAGAGAAGGTGGTTTCGTTCATCGTGCGGTTAAGATTGCTCAATTTGACTCCTCCAATGGTTTAGGGTTAGTCGCTAAGGAACAAATCCCAATTGGCACTGACCTAATTGTTCTCCCTCAACATATTCCTTTGCATTTCACTTCTCATGACTCTGATTCTCTCCTCCTTCAATTGTCCTCCAATGTTCCCG ATGAACTATGGGCAATGAAACTGGGTCTGAAGCTTCTACATGAAAGGGCAAAACTTGGATCTTTTTGGTGGCCATACATCAGCAATCTCCCACAAACTTACACTCTTCCTATCTTTTTTCCCGGGGAAGACATTAAGAATTTGCAGTATGCTCCTATTCTTCACCAG GTAAACAAAAGATGCAGATTTCTTCTCGATTTTGAGCAACAAGTCAAGCGTGCATTAGTCGGTCTTACACCAGATAAACATCCTTTTGGTGGCCAAGAGGTAGATGCTTCATCTCTTGGATGGGCGATGTCAGCAGTCTCATCTAGAGCATTCAAGTTGCATGGTAACAAGCAATCAAATGGGATAGACTTCGACATACCCATGATGCTCCCTCTAATTGACATGTGTAATCATAGTTTTAATCCGAATGCTAGAATTGTTCAGGAACAAGAAACTGGTAGCACAAAGATGCGGGTGAAG GTTGTGGCTGAGAAAGTAATCAAGGAAGATGATCCTTTATTGCTTTGCTATGGATGTTTAAGCAATGATCTTTTCCTTCTTGATTATGGATTTATGATACAATCAAACCCTTATGACTGTATTGAGCTTAAATATGATGGTGCTCTTTTGGATGCTGCAAGCATGGCAGCTGGAGTTTCTTCACCAAACTTCTCCACACCTGCTCCATGGCAGCAACTTATTTTATCTCAGCTAAATCTAGCTGGAGAATCTCCAAATCTCAAG GTGAGCTTAGGTGGTCAAGAAATAATAGAAGGGCGCTTGTTGGCAGCACTGAGAGTACTCCTTGCAAGTGATATGGAAAGTGTACAAAAGCATGACCTCAACACACTCAAGTCTTTAGATGCTGAGGCTCCTCTTGGTGTTGCAAATGATATCGCTGTATTTCGTACCTTGATTGCTCTGTGTGTCATTGCACTGGAACACTTTCCCACCAAATTAGTGGATGATGAAACTTTATTGAAGCAGGGTGCTTCAGGTTCAACAGAGTTAGCCATTCAGTTCAGAATCCAAAAGAAGTCTGTAATTATAGATGTAATGAGAAACCTCTCAAGGAAGGTAAAGCTTCTTTCATCAAAAGGGACAGTTACTGCTGAAGGCTAA
- the LOC123914385 gene encoding actin-histidine N-methyltransferase isoform X2, which produces MTLILSSFNCPPMFPHLADELWAMKLGLKLLHERAKLGSFWWPYISNLPQTYTLPIFFPGEDIKNLQYAPILHQVNKRCRFLLDFEQQVKRALVGLTPDKHPFGGQEVDASSLGWAMSAVSSRAFKLHGNKQSNGIDFDIPMMLPLIDMCNHSFNPNARIVQEQETGSTKMRVKVVAEKVIKEDDPLLLCYGCLSNDLFLLDYGFMIQSNPYDCIELKYDGALLDAASMAAGVSSPNFSTPAPWQQLILSQLNLAGESPNLKVSLGGQEIIEGRLLAALRVLLASDMESVQKHDLNTLKSLDAEAPLGVANDIAVFRTLIALCVIALEHFPTKLVDDETLLKQGASGSTELAIQFRIQKKSVIIDVMRNLSRKVKLLSSKGTVTAEG; this is translated from the exons ATGACTCTGATTCTCTCCTCCTTCAATTGTCCTCCAATGTTCCCG CATTTGGCAGATGAACTATGGGCAATGAAACTGGGTCTGAAGCTTCTACATGAAAGGGCAAAACTTGGATCTTTTTGGTGGCCATACATCAGCAATCTCCCACAAACTTACACTCTTCCTATCTTTTTTCCCGGGGAAGACATTAAGAATTTGCAGTATGCTCCTATTCTTCACCAG GTAAACAAAAGATGCAGATTTCTTCTCGATTTTGAGCAACAAGTCAAGCGTGCATTAGTCGGTCTTACACCAGATAAACATCCTTTTGGTGGCCAAGAGGTAGATGCTTCATCTCTTGGATGGGCGATGTCAGCAGTCTCATCTAGAGCATTCAAGTTGCATGGTAACAAGCAATCAAATGGGATAGACTTCGACATACCCATGATGCTCCCTCTAATTGACATGTGTAATCATAGTTTTAATCCGAATGCTAGAATTGTTCAGGAACAAGAAACTGGTAGCACAAAGATGCGGGTGAAG GTTGTGGCTGAGAAAGTAATCAAGGAAGATGATCCTTTATTGCTTTGCTATGGATGTTTAAGCAATGATCTTTTCCTTCTTGATTATGGATTTATGATACAATCAAACCCTTATGACTGTATTGAGCTTAAATATGATGGTGCTCTTTTGGATGCTGCAAGCATGGCAGCTGGAGTTTCTTCACCAAACTTCTCCACACCTGCTCCATGGCAGCAACTTATTTTATCTCAGCTAAATCTAGCTGGAGAATCTCCAAATCTCAAG GTGAGCTTAGGTGGTCAAGAAATAATAGAAGGGCGCTTGTTGGCAGCACTGAGAGTACTCCTTGCAAGTGATATGGAAAGTGTACAAAAGCATGACCTCAACACACTCAAGTCTTTAGATGCTGAGGCTCCTCTTGGTGTTGCAAATGATATCGCTGTATTTCGTACCTTGATTGCTCTGTGTGTCATTGCACTGGAACACTTTCCCACCAAATTAGTGGATGATGAAACTTTATTGAAGCAGGGTGCTTCAGGTTCAACAGAGTTAGCCATTCAGTTCAGAATCCAAAAGAAGTCTGTAATTATAGATGTAATGAGAAACCTCTCAAGGAAGGTAAAGCTTCTTTCATCAAAAGGGACAGTTACTGCTGAAGGCTAA